The following are encoded in a window of Caldicellulosiruptor danielii genomic DNA:
- a CDS encoding RNA-binding protein produces MGQQVMYYIPEENKHEVLKLKNLIKKLSWGIEYSDFLSPFAIKYAVEVLLKNQNHILHRSWGGYEGSERNILALFSSDFEEYTENLTYPIQTILIEAKNNLSHRQILGSLIGNGLKRDKIGDILVKENSALVFVKDEIATYITTNIDKIGREKVKCSLVENNQVDIKWFISDTGKRVVYTVASLRADSVISHGFGISREEAAELIRQMKVAVNWVYIDKPSYYVKEGDLISVRHHGRLKIEKVLSTTKKGRISIEVLRFS; encoded by the coding sequence ATGGGGCAGCAGGTAATGTACTATATTCCCGAAGAGAACAAACATGAAGTGCTGAAACTCAAAAACTTGATAAAAAAACTTAGCTGGGGAATTGAATATTCTGACTTTCTTTCTCCGTTTGCAATAAAGTATGCAGTCGAGGTACTATTAAAAAATCAAAATCATATTCTACACAGAAGTTGGGGTGGGTATGAAGGCAGCGAAAGAAATATATTGGCTCTTTTTAGCAGTGATTTTGAGGAATATACAGAAAATCTCACATATCCAATACAAACAATTTTAATTGAAGCTAAGAATAATCTTTCTCACAGACAAATTTTGGGTAGCCTTATTGGAAACGGACTTAAAAGAGACAAAATAGGTGACATTCTGGTAAAAGAAAATAGTGCGCTTGTGTTTGTAAAAGATGAAATTGCAACATATATTACAACAAATATAGACAAAATTGGTAGAGAGAAAGTAAAATGCAGTCTTGTTGAAAACAATCAAGTAGACATAAAGTGGTTTATCAGCGACACTGGTAAAAGAGTTGTTTATACAGTTGCATCGCTCAGAGCTGACAGTGTAATAAGCCACGGTTTTGGAATTTCAAGAGAAGAAGCAGCAGAATTAATCAGACAGATGAAAGTAGCAGTCAACTGGGTATATATTGATAAACCTTCGTATTATGTTAAGGAAGGGGATTTAATTTCGGTGCGTCATCATGGACGCCTCAAAATCGAAAAGGTATTGTCTACCACGAAAAAGGGAAGAATTAGTATAGAAGTCTTGAGATTTTCATAA
- a CDS encoding DivIVA domain-containing protein, translating into MLTPQDIESKTFKRVYIGGYSVEEVEEFLDQVLKDYETLYKENLELKDKIALLNENIQNYKTIEETLQNTLIVAQSTAEEIKKVAYQKAETIIKEAEMKASKIIEEANSKVLQITYEYSELKKRYQLFLNKFRNLLQTELSTLEIVDKELQND; encoded by the coding sequence ATGTTAACCCCTCAAGATATTGAATCTAAGACCTTTAAAAGGGTGTATATAGGTGGTTATAGTGTTGAAGAAGTAGAAGAGTTTTTGGACCAAGTTTTAAAAGATTATGAGACTTTGTACAAGGAAAACTTAGAGCTTAAAGACAAGATTGCGCTTTTGAATGAAAACATTCAAAACTATAAGACAATTGAAGAGACGCTCCAAAACACGTTGATTGTTGCACAGTCAACTGCTGAGGAGATTAAAAAGGTCGCATATCAAAAGGCTGAGACAATAATCAAAGAAGCCGAGATGAAAGCTTCAAAGATAATAGAAGAAGCAAATAGCAAGGTTTTGCAAATAACATATGAATATAGTGAGCTTAAAAAGAGATATCAACTTTTTCTTAACAAGTTTAGGAATTTGCTACAAACTGAACTTAGTACACTTGAAATTGTAGACAAAGAACTACAAAACGACTAA
- the ileS gene encoding isoleucine--tRNA ligase, whose protein sequence is MDWSQTLNLPKTDFPMRANLAQREPQFLKYWQENDIFKKMLEKNKNNKKFILHDGPPYANGDIHLGHALNKVLKDIVNKYKSLQGYYTPYIPGWDTHGLPIEQQVIKKFGVNRHEVDPVEFRKKCKEFALSYIDIQRQQFKRLGVFGEWENPYMTLDPKFEARQIRVFGEMAKKGYIYKGLKPVYWCPSCETALAEAEIEYQEDKTYSIYVKFEVIDDKGLFSNLPIGNKKVYIVIWTTTTWTLPGNLAIALNADFDYSLVDIGNEILVVATELVERVMKTNKIEQYHEIARFKGKDLEYVKCKHPFLDRISLVILGEHVTLEAGTGCVHTAPGHGEEDFEVCQRYNIPVIVPVDNKGYLTQEAGKFAGLFYEDSNKEIAKELEGSGHLLGVEKITHQYPHCWRCKNPVIFRATEQWFASVKGFREEALKAVDSVKWVPEWGRDRIYNMIADRQDWCISRQRIWGVPIPIFYCKNCRKELITDETIDYIAKIFEKEGSDAWFSKDVKELLPEGTKCPVCGCSEFEKETDIMDVWFDSGSSHAYVLESREDLQWPCDMYLEGNDQYRGWFQSSLLTAVATKGRAPYRIVLTHGFVVDGEGKKMSKSEGNVISPFDIINEFGADILRLWCVSADYTTDMRISKDIIKQLTEIYRKIRNTARFLLGNLYDFDPKTDKVGYENLKEIDKWALQRLYKLIEKVTKAYEEYDYNQVYHLIHNFCVIDMSNLYLDINKDRLYASKSESLDRRSAQTVMYEILVALTILIAPILSFTAEEIWQNIAFKEEDAESVFLTSWPKVDESILKDETLKEKWDRIIEIKDIVAKQLEIARNEKLIGSSLDSKVKIFAKGDVKKFIEENKDIIQEVLIVSQLEVVEGTGEQIKVEVYKADGLKCERCWKFDTMVGKNEESLNVCPRCYEVVKGK, encoded by the coding sequence ATGGACTGGAGTCAAACTTTGAACTTACCAAAAACCGATTTTCCAATGAGAGCAAACTTGGCACAAAGAGAACCTCAATTTTTGAAATACTGGCAAGAAAATGATATTTTCAAAAAGATGCTTGAAAAAAACAAAAATAATAAAAAGTTTATTCTTCATGATGGACCACCTTATGCAAATGGCGATATTCATTTAGGACATGCTTTGAACAAAGTTTTAAAAGACATAGTAAATAAATACAAATCATTGCAGGGCTATTACACACCTTATATTCCTGGATGGGACACCCACGGTCTTCCAATTGAGCAGCAGGTTATCAAAAAGTTTGGTGTAAACAGACATGAAGTTGATCCGGTAGAGTTTAGGAAAAAGTGTAAAGAGTTTGCCCTCAGCTATATTGACATTCAAAGACAACAGTTCAAAAGACTTGGCGTGTTTGGTGAATGGGAAAATCCTTATATGACTTTAGATCCAAAATTTGAGGCAAGGCAGATTCGCGTATTTGGAGAAATGGCTAAAAAAGGTTATATCTACAAAGGCCTAAAACCTGTTTACTGGTGTCCATCTTGCGAAACTGCACTGGCGGAAGCAGAGATTGAGTATCAAGAGGATAAGACATACTCTATTTATGTTAAGTTTGAAGTGATCGATGATAAAGGGTTGTTTTCAAATTTGCCCATAGGAAATAAAAAGGTATACATTGTAATTTGGACAACCACAACATGGACACTTCCCGGCAACCTTGCAATTGCTTTGAATGCTGATTTTGACTATAGTTTGGTTGATATTGGAAATGAGATATTAGTTGTAGCAACTGAACTTGTAGAAAGAGTAATGAAGACAAATAAAATTGAGCAGTACCATGAGATTGCAAGGTTTAAAGGCAAAGATTTAGAATATGTAAAATGCAAACATCCTTTTTTGGATAGAATTTCTTTAGTAATTTTAGGTGAGCATGTAACTTTAGAAGCAGGAACTGGCTGTGTTCACACAGCACCGGGTCACGGTGAAGAGGACTTTGAGGTCTGCCAGAGATATAATATACCTGTAATTGTTCCAGTTGACAATAAAGGATATCTGACCCAAGAAGCTGGCAAGTTTGCAGGACTGTTTTATGAAGACTCAAACAAAGAAATAGCAAAAGAGCTGGAAGGCTCAGGACATCTTTTAGGTGTTGAGAAAATAACTCACCAATATCCACACTGCTGGAGATGCAAAAATCCAGTAATATTTAGAGCAACCGAACAGTGGTTTGCATCTGTAAAAGGATTTAGAGAAGAGGCACTAAAGGCTGTAGATAGTGTCAAATGGGTGCCTGAGTGGGGAAGAGATAGAATTTACAATATGATTGCAGACAGGCAAGACTGGTGTATCTCAAGACAGAGAATCTGGGGTGTGCCAATTCCAATCTTCTATTGCAAAAATTGCAGGAAAGAGCTAATAACAGATGAGACAATTGATTATATCGCAAAGATATTTGAAAAAGAAGGCTCTGATGCGTGGTTTTCTAAGGATGTAAAAGAGCTTTTGCCAGAAGGTACAAAGTGCCCTGTTTGTGGATGTAGCGAGTTTGAGAAAGAAACCGACATTATGGATGTATGGTTTGACTCAGGCTCTTCTCATGCTTATGTCTTAGAGAGCAGAGAAGATCTACAGTGGCCATGTGATATGTACTTAGAAGGAAACGACCAGTACAGAGGATGGTTCCAATCATCGCTTTTGACAGCTGTTGCAACAAAAGGAAGAGCTCCATATAGAATTGTTCTGACTCATGGATTTGTTGTTGACGGCGAAGGGAAGAAAATGTCAAAGTCTGAAGGCAATGTAATATCACCTTTTGATATCATAAATGAGTTTGGGGCAGATATTTTAAGGCTTTGGTGTGTATCAGCTGACTACACAACTGATATGAGAATTTCAAAGGATATTATAAAACAGCTAACAGAAATTTATAGAAAAATAAGAAATACAGCAAGATTCTTGCTTGGCAATCTTTATGACTTCGATCCGAAAACAGATAAGGTAGGATATGAAAACCTTAAAGAAATTGACAAGTGGGCATTACAAAGGCTGTATAAGTTGATTGAAAAAGTTACAAAAGCTTACGAAGAGTACGATTATAATCAGGTATATCATCTTATTCATAACTTCTGTGTAATTGACATGAGTAATTTGTATCTTGACATAAACAAAGATAGACTCTATGCATCAAAAAGTGAAAGCCTTGACAGAAGATCTGCACAGACTGTTATGTACGAAATACTTGTTGCGCTCACAATACTTATTGCACCAATTTTGTCTTTTACAGCAGAGGAAATTTGGCAGAATATTGCTTTCAAAGAAGAAGATGCTGAATCAGTGTTTTTGACAAGCTGGCCAAAGGTTGACGAAAGCATATTAAAAGATGAGACCTTGAAAGAAAAATGGGATAGAATAATTGAAATAAAAGACATTGTTGCGAAACAGCTTGAGATTGCAAGAAATGAAAAGCTTATTGGAAGTTCCTTAGACAGCAAAGTAAAGATTTTTGCAAAAGGTGATGTAAAGAAATTTATAGAAGAAAACAAAGACATCATTCAAGAAGTGTTAATTGTTTCTCAGCTTGAGGTTGTAGAAGGCACTGGCGAACAAATAAAAGTAGAAGTTTACAAGGCTGATGGCTTAAAGTGTGAACGATGTTGGAAATTCGATACAATGGTTGGAAAGAATGAAGAAAGTTTAAATGTATGTCCAAGGTGCTATGAGGTTGTAAAAGGTAAATAA
- the aroB gene encoding 3-dehydroquinate synthase: MEDRIYLNLKREEKNIPIVFIERIEEIREHLASFNYTDLVIFSDKLVYRLYKDFIESLKPTYLYLFDEGEESKSIESYLKAIDYLLEKNIDRKALFVAIGGGVVGDVVGFVASTYKRGVRLIHIPTTLLSMVDSSIGGKTGINYKSYKNQIGTFYQPEMIIICPKFLETLPKSEILSGLGEIIKYGFTLDRSILGMKERFEKDVFDIFHDRMLAMQLIKKSINCKVKIVEKDEKESLLREVLNFGHTVGHALETYYNYYFSHGIFIILGMIAEMILSNMIFNFDLSNVDFLIRILEKNNIKLPQKFDKNQIISIMKHDKKNINASIRMVLLKDVCDYVLGYEVNEDILYEVLGRFEKIVFS, encoded by the coding sequence ATGGAAGATAGGATTTATTTAAATTTAAAAAGGGAAGAAAAGAATATTCCAATTGTCTTTATTGAGAGAATAGAAGAAATTAGAGAACATCTTGCATCTTTTAACTACACAGATCTTGTTATATTTTCAGACAAGTTGGTCTACAGACTCTACAAAGATTTTATTGAGAGCCTTAAGCCTACTTACCTTTACCTTTTTGATGAAGGTGAAGAATCAAAGTCAATAGAGTCTTATCTAAAAGCCATTGATTATCTTTTAGAGAAAAATATAGACAGGAAAGCATTGTTTGTTGCAATTGGTGGTGGTGTTGTTGGTGATGTAGTTGGATTTGTTGCCTCTACATACAAGCGTGGTGTAAGGCTCATACACATTCCAACAACTCTTCTTTCAATGGTTGACAGTAGTATTGGTGGAAAAACAGGAATTAATTATAAATCCTATAAGAACCAAATCGGGACGTTTTACCAGCCTGAAATGATAATAATTTGTCCTAAGTTTTTAGAAACATTACCGAAAAGCGAGATTTTATCTGGTTTAGGCGAGATAATAAAATATGGATTTACCTTAGACAGAAGTATATTGGGTATGAAAGAAAGATTTGAAAAAGATGTTTTTGACATATTTCACGATAGAATGCTTGCTATGCAATTGATAAAGAAATCTATTAACTGTAAAGTCAAAATTGTTGAAAAGGACGAAAAGGAATCACTCTTGCGAGAGGTTTTGAATTTTGGCCACACAGTAGGTCATGCATTAGAGACCTATTACAATTACTACTTTTCTCATGGCATATTTATTATTTTGGGAATGATTGCTGAGATGATACTTTCAAATATGATATTTAATTTTGATTTGTCAAACGTAGATTTTTTAATAAGAATTTTGGAGAAAAATAATATAAAACTTCCTCAAAAGTTTGATAAGAACCAGATTATCTCTATTATGAAACATGATAAGAAGAACATAAATGCTTCTATAAGGATGGTTTTATTAAAAGATGTGTGTGATTATGTTTTAGGTTACGAAGTTAATGAAGATATTTTATATGAGGTACTTGGAAGGTTCGAAAAAATTGTTTTCTCTTAA